The Sporocytophaga myxococcoides genome contains the following window.
GCATCAGTTGCGGTAGCTGCATAGATATCGTTCACAGTTAGCAGACCATAAGCCTCATCCCAGTTGTGCTCTAGCTGAGTGTATTTTTTTCCTGCTACCAGTTCGGTGTTGTTAGCATCTAATCCTTTGCTCAAAAGTACGTTTCCGATATAATCCAGTTGAAAGCCACCGATAAGTGATTTAGAGATCACCTGTATCCATTCGATTCCATACTCATCAACAAGGTAAGTCCCAAGTTTTCCTGCTTTTCCTTCTTCAGCTGTTTCAGCAGCGCTTTCACTAGCCTCTGCTATTGAATTAAAAGCCATGATAATATCCTCGTGAACGGATTCCTGATCTGCTTGAGAAAATGAACTTGCAGTTACACTTTTTAGTTGCAAATTGCTTGAATTTAAGTCAGTATAAGGAGCAACAAAAGAGTTGTTGGTATTCTCAAACATTCCGGCCAAAGCTGTAGCGGAAATAGCTTTAGTTTCACTTGCTGCGGATTTACCATAAGCATCAATAGCTTTCAGCATTCTAAGTCTTACTCTTCCTTCAGTACGGTCTACCGTGCTATCTCCATTGTTATCAAAGAATAAAGGTGAATTATATGAAGTAGTTGCAGTTAAAGCATTGTAATCAACCTTTGTAGTACGGAACCCAGGTTCTGCAGGGGTAGGATCATCTTTATCCTTTTTACAGGCAGTAATTGCAAGGCTTAATGCCAAAAATGCAAGTGGTAGTTTTGTTTTCATTTGATTTTATTAAAAAATTCT
Protein-coding sequences here:
- a CDS encoding DUF4856 domain-containing protein — translated: MKTKLPLAFLALSLAITACKKDKDDPTPAEPGFRTTKVDYNALTATTSYNSPLFFDNNGDSTVDRTEGRVRLRMLKAIDAYGKSAASETKAISATALAGMFENTNNSFVAPYTDLNSSNLQLKSVTASSFSQADQESVHEDIIMAFNSIAEASESAAETAEEGKAGKLGTYLVDEYGIEWIQVISKSLIGGFQLDYIGNVLLSKGLDANNTELVAGKKYTQLEHNWDEAYGLLTVNDIYAATATDATKDPNESFLGSYVWEYNKEGYKKLHAAFLKGRAAIINNDKAVLKAQADLIRAEFEKAIASAALGYLGKWKPGATTTAANAHAIGEGVGFIYSLRFCKINGADAKFSDDILDNLLEGGFWGLYNDKVNAASDAIKAKFNL